In one window of Nocardia brasiliensis DNA:
- a CDS encoding DUF2252 domain-containing protein, which yields MAESLAGAAGRLARKRVGRRALGVWEPPADRADPVTILERQAATRVPELVPIRYARMAAGQFPFLRGAPAIMAADLAASPNTGLTVQLCGDAHLSNFGLFASPERALVFDLNDFDETLPGPFEWDVKRLAASIAVAARANGFTDADAETSVGAAASAYRTAMKRLAGLGELAVWYEKIDADELATFARKPKRRRSVDQALAQARARTNLQALEKLTEPDADGVPRIRHRPPLVTPIEQVDADTVRRVFADFRSTLVEERRVLLDRHEILDAAVKVVGVGSVGTRCFIALLAGRESRSPLFLQVKQAEESVLAPHTAPSRFRNQGHRVVYGQRLTQAASDIFLGWATGLDGRHYYCRQLRDMKGSATIEEMPRRYLRDYSALCGHTLARAHARSGDRIAIAAYLGTGDSFDRAMIEFAIAYADQTAADHQTLLAAIESGRITAAERAY from the coding sequence ATGGCGGAGTCCTTGGCGGGTGCGGCGGGGCGGCTGGCACGCAAGCGGGTAGGGCGGCGGGCGTTGGGCGTATGGGAGCCGCCCGCGGATCGGGCGGATCCGGTGACGATATTGGAGCGGCAGGCCGCTACCCGGGTACCCGAACTGGTGCCCATTCGGTACGCGCGCATGGCGGCGGGGCAGTTCCCGTTTCTGCGCGGTGCGCCCGCGATCATGGCGGCGGACCTCGCCGCCTCGCCGAACACCGGACTGACTGTGCAGTTGTGCGGGGACGCGCACCTGTCGAATTTCGGGCTGTTCGCCTCGCCGGAACGCGCACTGGTCTTCGACCTCAACGATTTCGACGAAACGCTGCCCGGTCCGTTCGAATGGGACGTAAAGAGATTGGCGGCCAGTATCGCGGTGGCCGCGCGGGCCAACGGCTTTACCGATGCCGATGCCGAAACCTCGGTCGGCGCTGCGGCTTCGGCCTATCGGACGGCGATGAAACGGCTGGCCGGGCTCGGCGAGCTCGCGGTCTGGTACGAGAAGATCGATGCCGACGAGCTGGCGACATTCGCGCGAAAGCCGAAGCGGCGCAGGAGCGTTGATCAAGCACTCGCACAGGCGCGGGCCCGCACCAATCTCCAGGCACTGGAGAAGCTCACCGAGCCCGACGCCGACGGCGTGCCGCGCATCCGGCACCGGCCGCCGCTGGTGACCCCGATCGAGCAGGTCGACGCCGACACGGTGCGGCGGGTGTTCGCGGACTTCCGCAGCACCCTGGTGGAGGAGCGTCGAGTGCTGCTCGACCGGCACGAAATACTGGACGCGGCAGTCAAAGTGGTCGGCGTCGGCAGTGTCGGCACCCGCTGCTTCATCGCGCTGCTGGCCGGGCGGGAAAGTCGCAGTCCGCTGTTCCTCCAGGTGAAACAGGCCGAGGAATCGGTGCTCGCGCCGCACACCGCGCCGAGCAGGTTCCGCAACCAGGGGCACCGAGTGGTGTACGGGCAGCGGCTCACCCAGGCCGCGAGCGACATCTTCCTCGGCTGGGCAACCGGATTGGACGGTCGCCACTACTACTGCCGCCAGCTGCGAGACATGAAGGGCTCGGCGACGATCGAGGAGATGCCACGCCGATATCTGCGCGACTACTCGGCGCTCTGTGGGCACACACTCGCTCGGGCGCACGCCCGCTCCGGTGATCGGATCGCTATCGCCGCCTACCTGGGCACCGGCGACAGCTTCGACCGCGCCATGATCGAGTTCGCCATCGCCTACGCCGACCAAACCGCGGCCGATCACCAAACATTGCTTGCCGCAATCGAATCCGGGCGCATCACGGCCGCTGAGCGCGCCTACTGA
- a CDS encoding MFS transporter, with the protein MATVMIGTGQAAADDFGIPGLPSGIDPGNLQGTLPAVGGEMASQMLDPGQQAALDDAIGVAGTVGGYTPAAGDINAAIDAFRGGGAPQPLNFGPGIVPAVAPAGAEGAPGTVAAPVADLAATAAQIAGGGMPLERLAAWADQTFPSGPMRGPVDDLLAFVEQATQMAGTRRSSATPAIDDLISQAKTLFGFPKDGPDPIQGLRDLLTGTTAGQQNPATPQLPPGLLAVAAPMLGLLAPQLGAMTPALAFIVPLLAMASNPAAAIGVVFTQLRDAVRGMVSDARHPAALGLLALPAIALLGIVPLAIVGGLGLAAVLTLGAVVLGAILLAPLVIGALIVGGIVLAVLAIPVLIVLAVIAIPVLLIAIPVAIAAFTVLAPIILVGGIAAIAVATVVGIALAVLALAAGLVFTIVGFVVLTAAALLASIFVPFLGLIVAPVLFTVALAFLVVSLIGTAAAFFGVLGVAGLLTAALFVGVGLASLLTPFGLIALPILAVLAVVAVVLFGAVGLAGGAILAVVALAGLLVLSVAGGAAVIVLLALAVVATALQLVAAALVWAGLSAAAIAFAALGAVGVALAVVGGLLATIALVIAVPILGPLLAPLLFIGLVAIPAAIGLTMLFGGFGLLAFATFAASATALLAIAGLAGFTLLATLVFMVTMPYAIPFILLGALAFAIITGAGIGVVAAAFVVATWLGGGVIVLGLLAFALAVVATVFAGGLVVSALSFVMLALGALALIVINPPLALIALPLLFGGVLLGTLATIGTVAVVSTLLGGFVAALGLGLVAAWMFFGVLALGTFLAVSALFPPLLLVSVPLAAAAFVVMTVLAFATLLVGGVGLGAILLAGNLIAAALAVVAVVATGAVALAGFALAAVLTLPFLVFGPFAVVVSTALSPIIALALLAVWSPILVAGLAIAALGIGAGLFGLIGLPVLALAIGAGLVAITTALAVTLVAISLVLDFATLGVVAAVLAPLVALAGLGALALLALPVLAVLALPVLGLAALGALALVALPVLAVAAVVAVPVLGLAALGVLAAVAVPVIAVLALPALALLALVGLPLLALAALAALGATFVAGAAAGAIALAVAVLGVLALGAPVALLAVLAVLALAAVGALALLALPVLLIGGAVAAAIGVPLAIVGALALLALPAVLIGGALAGLAALVGIPLAVLGALAIPVLVVGGALLALAVVVGIPLALTALAVFGLPALLIGGLVALVGVPLAAVGALALLALPVLLAGGALAALVGIPLAGLGLFALIEIPKLLFGAALAAAVAALLAPAAAVGVAALVVAPLVALAALVGTPLAALGAATAVALVLALAVLLTPGARVGIISGIRAALDRNGPLGASGGGAAAAGSQFLDDIPDDPSLEQLAAALQKLLAPLPSQPQAAARPAAAPIAHADLPYSGKGAAEAVSRESAPRLVSVSL; encoded by the coding sequence ATGGCGACCGTCATGATCGGCACCGGCCAGGCCGCCGCCGACGACTTCGGCATCCCAGGACTGCCCTCAGGCATCGATCCCGGCAACCTCCAGGGCACGCTGCCCGCTGTCGGCGGTGAAATGGCAAGCCAGATGCTCGATCCCGGGCAGCAGGCCGCGCTGGACGACGCGATCGGCGTCGCGGGCACGGTCGGTGGCTACACCCCGGCGGCGGGCGACATCAACGCGGCCATCGATGCCTTCCGGGGCGGCGGCGCACCGCAGCCGCTCAACTTCGGACCCGGCATCGTGCCCGCGGTCGCACCGGCGGGCGCCGAGGGCGCACCGGGCACGGTGGCGGCGCCGGTCGCCGATCTCGCCGCGACCGCCGCCCAGATCGCCGGTGGTGGCATGCCGCTGGAACGACTCGCGGCATGGGCCGATCAGACCTTCCCCAGCGGTCCGATGCGCGGACCGGTCGACGACCTGCTCGCCTTCGTCGAACAGGCCACTCAGATGGCCGGCACCCGACGCAGTTCCGCGACGCCTGCCATCGACGATCTGATCAGCCAGGCCAAGACCCTGTTCGGCTTCCCCAAGGACGGGCCGGACCCGATTCAGGGGCTGCGTGACCTGCTGACCGGAACCACTGCCGGACAACAGAATCCGGCCACACCGCAGCTGCCGCCCGGGCTGCTCGCCGTCGCGGCGCCCATGCTCGGCCTGTTGGCGCCGCAATTGGGCGCCATGACACCGGCGCTCGCGTTCATCGTGCCGCTGCTGGCCATGGCGTCGAATCCGGCGGCAGCGATCGGCGTGGTCTTCACCCAGCTGCGCGACGCGGTGCGCGGCATGGTCTCCGACGCCAGGCATCCGGCCGCGCTCGGGCTGCTCGCGCTGCCCGCGATCGCGCTGCTCGGCATCGTGCCGCTGGCCATCGTCGGCGGCCTCGGCCTGGCCGCCGTGCTCACCCTGGGCGCGGTGGTACTCGGCGCGATTCTGCTCGCGCCCTTGGTGATCGGGGCGCTGATCGTCGGCGGCATCGTGCTCGCGGTACTGGCGATCCCGGTGCTGATCGTGCTCGCGGTGATCGCGATTCCGGTGCTGCTCATCGCGATTCCGGTGGCCATCGCCGCGTTCACCGTGCTCGCGCCGATCATCCTGGTGGGCGGCATCGCCGCGATCGCGGTCGCCACCGTCGTCGGAATCGCGCTGGCCGTACTCGCTTTGGCCGCAGGACTGGTGTTCACCATCGTCGGCTTCGTGGTGCTGACCGCCGCGGCGCTGCTCGCCTCGATCTTCGTGCCGTTCCTCGGCCTGATCGTGGCGCCGGTGCTGTTCACGGTCGCGCTCGCGTTCCTTGTGGTGAGTCTGATCGGTACCGCCGCCGCGTTCTTCGGCGTACTCGGTGTCGCCGGATTGCTCACCGCCGCACTGTTCGTCGGCGTCGGGCTGGCCTCCCTGCTCACCCCGTTCGGGCTCATCGCGCTGCCGATCCTGGCCGTGCTCGCGGTCGTGGCCGTTGTACTGTTCGGCGCGGTCGGACTGGCCGGTGGCGCGATCCTGGCGGTGGTCGCCCTGGCCGGGCTGCTGGTGCTCTCGGTCGCCGGTGGCGCGGCGGTGATCGTGCTGCTCGCCCTCGCCGTGGTGGCTACCGCACTGCAACTCGTGGCCGCCGCGCTGGTGTGGGCCGGGCTCTCCGCGGCGGCAATCGCTTTCGCCGCGCTCGGCGCCGTCGGTGTGGCGCTCGCGGTGGTCGGCGGATTGCTCGCCACGATCGCGCTGGTGATCGCCGTGCCGATCCTCGGCCCGCTGCTGGCGCCGCTGCTGTTCATCGGTCTGGTCGCGATTCCGGCGGCCATCGGGCTGACGATGCTGTTCGGCGGGTTCGGCCTGCTCGCGTTCGCGACGTTCGCCGCCAGTGCGACGGCCCTGCTCGCGATCGCGGGTCTGGCCGGGTTCACCCTGCTCGCGACCCTGGTCTTCATGGTCACCATGCCGTACGCGATCCCGTTCATCCTGCTCGGCGCGCTGGCATTCGCGATCATCACCGGTGCGGGCATCGGCGTGGTCGCCGCGGCCTTCGTGGTGGCCACCTGGCTCGGCGGCGGCGTGATCGTGCTCGGGCTGCTCGCCTTCGCGCTCGCCGTGGTGGCGACGGTCTTCGCGGGCGGACTCGTGGTGTCGGCGCTGTCGTTCGTGATGCTCGCGCTCGGGGCGTTGGCGCTGATCGTGATCAATCCGCCGCTGGCGCTGATCGCCCTGCCGTTGCTGTTCGGCGGTGTCCTGCTCGGCACGCTCGCGACCATCGGCACCGTCGCCGTGGTCAGCACGCTGCTCGGCGGGTTCGTCGCGGCGCTCGGGCTCGGGCTGGTCGCCGCCTGGATGTTCTTCGGCGTGCTCGCGCTCGGCACGTTCCTCGCCGTCTCGGCGCTGTTCCCGCCGCTGTTGCTGGTCTCGGTGCCGCTCGCGGCCGCGGCCTTCGTGGTGATGACGGTGCTCGCGTTCGCGACGCTGCTGGTCGGCGGTGTCGGCCTGGGCGCGATCCTGTTGGCGGGCAACCTGATCGCCGCCGCGCTCGCGGTCGTCGCGGTGGTGGCGACGGGTGCCGTCGCACTGGCCGGGTTCGCCCTCGCCGCGGTGCTCACGCTGCCGTTCCTGGTCTTCGGGCCGTTCGCGGTGGTGGTCTCCACGGCGTTGTCGCCGATCATCGCGCTGGCGCTGCTCGCGGTCTGGTCGCCGATCCTGGTGGCCGGCCTCGCGATCGCTGCCCTCGGCATCGGCGCCGGCCTGTTCGGACTCATCGGATTGCCGGTGCTGGCGTTGGCGATCGGGGCGGGACTGGTGGCCATCACCACCGCGCTCGCGGTCACCCTGGTAGCCATCAGCCTGGTGCTCGACTTCGCCACCCTCGGCGTCGTCGCCGCGGTGCTCGCGCCACTGGTCGCCCTGGCGGGTCTCGGTGCGCTTGCCCTGCTCGCGCTGCCGGTGCTGGCGGTGCTCGCGCTGCCGGTGCTCGGTTTGGCCGCGCTCGGTGCGCTCGCACTCGTCGCGCTGCCGGTGCTGGCCGTTGCCGCCGTCGTCGCGGTGCCGGTGCTCGGCTTGGCCGCGCTCGGCGTGCTTGCCGCCGTCGCGGTTCCGGTGATCGCGGTGCTCGCGCTTCCGGCGCTGGCGCTGCTCGCCCTGGTGGGATTGCCGTTGCTCGCACTTGCCGCTCTGGCGGCGCTCGGTGCGACCTTCGTGGCCGGTGCCGCGGCGGGTGCGATCGCCCTCGCGGTCGCGGTGCTCGGTGTTCTCGCCCTCGGTGCTCCGGTGGCGCTGCTTGCGGTCCTCGCGGTGCTGGCACTCGCGGCCGTCGGCGCTCTCGCGCTGCTCGCGCTGCCGGTGCTGCTGATCGGCGGCGCGGTCGCCGCCGCGATCGGCGTGCCGCTGGCGATCGTCGGCGCCCTGGCCCTGCTGGCACTGCCCGCGGTGCTGATCGGTGGTGCGCTGGCCGGGCTGGCCGCCCTCGTCGGTATCCCGTTGGCGGTGCTCGGCGCGCTCGCCATCCCGGTCCTGGTGGTCGGTGGTGCGCTGCTGGCCCTGGCCGTCGTGGTCGGTATCCCGTTGGCGCTCACCGCCCTTGCGGTGTTCGGCCTTCCTGCGCTGCTGATCGGCGGACTTGTCGCGCTGGTCGGTGTTCCGCTCGCCGCGGTGGGTGCGCTCGCGCTGCTCGCGCTTCCGGTGCTGCTCGCCGGTGGTGCGTTGGCCGCGCTGGTCGGTATCCCGCTGGCCGGGCTCGGTTTGTTCGCGCTGATCGAGATTCCGAAGCTGCTGTTCGGTGCGGCGCTCGCGGCCGCGGTCGCCGCGTTGCTGGCCCCGGCGGCCGCCGTCGGTGTGGCCGCGCTCGTCGTCGCCCCGCTGGTCGCGCTCGCCGCGTTGGTCGGCACCCCGCTGGCAGCGCTCGGCGCGGCCACCGCGGTGGCGCTGGTGCTCGCGCTGGCGGTGCTGCTCACGCCCGGTGCGCGGGTCGGCATCATCTCAGGTATCCGGGCCGCGCTGGACCGCAACGGGCCGCTCGGCGCCTCCGGTGGCGGCGCGGCGGCGGCGGGCAGCCAGTTCCTCGACGACATCCCCGACGACCCGTCGCTGGAACAGCTGGCCGCCGCACTGCAAAAGCTGCTGGCCCCGCTGCCGAGCCAACCGCAGGCCGCCGCGCGACCCGCGGCCGCTCCGATCGCCCATGCCGATCTGCCCTACTCCGGAAAGGGGGCTGCCGAAGCGGTGTCGCGAGAAAGCGCGCCGCGCCTCGTCAGCGTTTCGCTGTGA